A stretch of DNA from Candidatus Bathyarchaeia archaeon:
TTAAGGGAAGACCATCCGAAATAATCCACGACCCAGCCACAAACACACTGATTGTTGAGGTTGAAGACGAGCTTTTAAGAAGGCTCTTGGAATTGGAAGCAGACCTAGTGGTTTTAGCCACAGCCATGGTTCCATCCGAAGACGCAAAGGAGCTGGCGCAAATCCTAGGCATAGAATTGGACCAAGACGGCTTCTTTAAGGAGTACAACGCCAAGCTTAGGCCTACTGAAACAAAGCGGAGAGGCATATTCATCTGCGGAGGCGCCGTCTTTCCGAAGGACGCCCCAACGGCCTCGCTTCACGCCCATTCGGCGGCTGTTAAGGCGGCCAAATTCCTCATGAATGGCAAAATAGTCAAGGACTTGAAGGTGGCTGTTGTAAACGAGGATTATTGTGGCAACTGCCAGTTCTGCCCAGTAACATGCCCATACAACGCTATAACTCTTGAGCCGAAAGGCGATGGCCACTTTGTGGCTAAGGTTTCAGAACTCATATGCGAGGGCTGCGGCGTCTGTGTTGGCACATGCCCAGTCGGCGCCATAGAGCTTCGCCACCTAAAGCCAAGCCAAATATCAGCCCAAATAAAAGCGCTATTGTCTATTAATGGCACTTCAAAGCCGCTGGTGCTGGCCTTCAGCTGTTCAGAATGCGGCCACGCAGCCATAGACTCTTCTGGAATGGGTATGATGAGCTATCCAGCCAATGTTAGAGTGTTGCGGGTTCCATGCACTGGCATAATCCAAGTCCAGCACATCTTAGAAGCCTTTAAAGCTGGAGCCCAAGGCGTTATGGTGGTTGGTTGCAAGCCCGACGGATGCCACTATGAAGTTGGAAGCCAAAAAGCCCAGAAGAAAGTGGAAATGGCGAAGACGCTTCTCCAAGCCTGCGGCATAGAACCAGAAAGACTTGAAATGTTTAACTTAGTCTTCATAGAAGGCGACAAATTCGCAGAAGCAGCCAAAGCCGTGACCGAAAGAGTAGAAAGGCTAGGCTTACTCCAACTAGCCTAACTAAAAACGAGGATTCATGGAGGAGCCAAAAATGGCTGGAGAAAAACCCCTCGACTTTGCAAGGGAGATAACAAACAGACTCGGCGGGGAAACAATAACCCGCTGCTACCAATGCGGCACATGCGCCAGCACATGCCCAGTCGCAAGGACAACAGAACGCTACAACCCCCGCCAAATAATAAGGCTAGCCCTACTAGGGCAAAGAGATGAGGTCCTTAAAGGCGACTCCATATGGCTTTGCGCCTCATGCTACAACTGCCAAGAACGCTGCCCCCAAAAAGTTGAGATTGCAGACGTTATATACGCCTTAAGAAACATAGCCATCAGAGAAGGCAACATACCAGCCATATACACAGAATTCGCCGCCGGACTCATGAGCGAAGGACGCCTAGCCCCAATATCAAAATTCCTAGAAAAGAAAAGAGCCGACTACGGCTTGCCGCCGCTAAAGCCCACGGGCATGGAAGCCGTCAAAAAAATCCTGGCAGCAACGGGCTTCGATAAAGTCATGTTTAAGAAGGAAGGTGCATCACAATGACAAGCTACGCCTTGTTTTTGGGCTGCACAATACCAGCCCGCCAACCCCACTACGAACTTGCCGCAAGAAAAGCCCTAACAAAGCTTGGAATAGAACTCGTAGATATAGAAGGCGCAACATGCTGTGCCCCGCCCCCACTTCAGTCCATAGACTTGGAAACAAGCCTTGCAATAGCCGCCTACAACATCTGCCTGGCAGAAGAAGCAGACCTAAACATACTCACACTGTGCACCGGATGCTTTGAATCCCTAACAATTGCAAACCACCTCCTTAAAGAAAAGCCGGAACTACGTGAAAAAATCAACAGAATCTTATCTAACGCCGGTAAGGAGTTTAGGGGCACAAAAGAGGTTAGGCATTACCTGCAAGTTTTGATGAATGATATAGGCGTAGACCGCCTAAAACAAAGCATAGTCAAACCGTTAAACAATCTTAAGGTAGCCGCCTTCTCAGGATGCCACCTACTACGCCCAAGCGAACTCTTACGCTTTGACGATCCAGAACGCCCCCGCATATTCGACACCCTAATAGAGGCTCTAGGCGCCAAAAGCATACCATATAAGAATAAGCTTCGATGCTGTGGAGGGCTCCTAAGAGGCTATGCAGACGACGTAGCCCTAGCCATAGCAAGAGACAAAATCGTAAACGCTTATAACGCTAGGGCGGACTGCATATCAACCCTATGCCCCTTCTGCTTCCTAACCCTAGACCTTGGACAAATGCTGATAAAAACCACCTACAAGGAAGAGTACAACATGCCAATAATCCACTACGCCGAGCTGTTAAGCCTAAGCCTAGGAGTGGAACCCAAAGAACTCGCACTAGACTTCCACAAGATAAAAATCGACAAAGTTTTAGAAAAAATAGGCTAGAGCACTTCACAAACTTTTTGATTTGTTAGAAAGTGTTAAAAGCTGACAGTGCGGCATATGGTTTTGAGGACGCCGAGATGAAGATCACAGCCCTTAAGGAGCATAAATGCTTCTGCTGCGGTGGAGTTATTAAAAAGGGTGAGGAGTGCTTTGTATTCATCGTTAATCCTGAAAACCCAAGCAGAAGCGAGTTTGACGTCATCTACACCTGTGCAAAATGTGCCGAGGAAGAGGCTTGCCGGCGGAGGATTAAACAGAAGGGCGTGGCTGTTTAGCGCTCCGCGCCTTAATTTCTGTAGTTCACAGTTGTCTTTAACTTTGGAATTTCAACCTCTAAAGCCTTATTGTTGTTACACTTCATAATCATGTTTTCAACTTGTAGCTCATCAACTGGGAGGTTAAGCCTCCAGCAGGTGTTTTCTAAACATATTTGTAAACCATCTTCAAACGTGTTTA
This window harbors:
- a CDS encoding 4Fe-4S dicluster domain-containing protein, producing the protein MAGEKPLDFAREITNRLGGETITRCYQCGTCASTCPVARTTERYNPRQIIRLALLGQRDEVLKGDSIWLCASCYNCQERCPQKVEIADVIYALRNIAIREGNIPAIYTEFAAGLMSEGRLAPISKFLEKKRADYGLPPLKPTGMEAVKKILAATGFDKVMFKKEGASQ
- a CDS encoding CoB--CoM heterodisulfide reductase iron-sulfur subunit B family protein, translating into MTSYALFLGCTIPARQPHYELAARKALTKLGIELVDIEGATCCAPPPLQSIDLETSLAIAAYNICLAEEADLNILTLCTGCFESLTIANHLLKEKPELREKINRILSNAGKEFRGTKEVRHYLQVLMNDIGVDRLKQSIVKPLNNLKVAAFSGCHLLRPSELLRFDDPERPRIFDTLIEALGAKSIPYKNKLRCCGGLLRGYADDVALAIARDKIVNAYNARADCISTLCPFCFLTLDLGQMLIKTTYKEEYNMPIIHYAELLSLSLGVEPKELALDFHKIKIDKVLEKIG